The genome window CCAAGGCAAAAGCCTTCTCGTCCAGCATGATTTGCCATTCGTGCTGGCCTTCCAGTGTGCGCCCTGCCGCCAGGCTCTGCTCGGCGGCCTGCCACGCTTCGGGAGCATGCTGCTTCAGCTCCTCTTCTGCCACGTCCGCGCGCACACAGAACATGCCGGAGTTCCATAGATAACGGCCGCTGGCGAGGAATTCCTGCGCACGGTCAAGCGATGGTTTCTCCACGAATCGCAGCACATCCGTTCCTGAAGCCTCGATGTAGCCGTACCCGGTCTCCGGGGACTCGGGGCGAATCCCGAAGGTCACGATCCTGCCGGCTTGCGCCAATTGCACCGCTTGCTCCACGGCTTGCCTGAACGCGGGAAAATCCTGGATCAGGTGATCAGCGGTAAGAAACAGCAACACTTCCTGTGGCCCGAAACGCCGGGAGACGGCAGCGGCCGCAGCGGCAAAGGCGGGCGCGGTATTACGTCCCTCGGGCTCGAGAAGCATCCCGCATTCGATCTGGGACTGACCCAAGGCCCGATATTCGTCCATCGTCTTGAACGACAGCATCCGGTTCGTGACCGTAATGACCCGGGAGACGCCATCGAGCCCGATGGCCCGCCGATACGCCTTCTGGAGAAAACTTTCGCCATCCGCCAAACGAATGAAAGGCTTGGGATGCAGTTCCCGAGATACCGGCCACAGGCGCGTACCCTTGCCTCCGGAGAGGATGATTGGAACAAGTCCCATCTGGCAGTAGTCCTAGAAGACGAAGAAAAAAGCCCGACACGCAGTCGGCCGACGGCGAAGCCGCAGTTTAACCCGACCACCTCGCTCATCCACGGGAATACCCGCGCTTTTCGTTACAATACCCACGCGCCGGTCCGGTATGGTTGGCGCCATGTCATCCAGCCTTCGAGGTCACTCCTTGCAGCGAGCTTCCAGCCCGACCCTGCTCGTCACCGGCGGCGCCGGCTACATCGGGCCCCATACCCTGATCGAGCTCATCCAGGCCGGCTATCGCCCGATCGTCCTCGATGATTTTTCGAACGGTTCGGTACATGCGCTCAAGCGTGTCGAAGCATTGACCGGCCATGCTCTCGACGTCATCGAAGGAGACATCAGGAATGCGGCCACGCTGGATGCAGTATTCCACCAGGCCGCGGCACGCGGAGCCTCCGTCCAGGGGGTGGTGCACTTCGCCGGCCTGAAAGCGGTGGGCGAATCCGTCGCCGCGCCTCTGGACTACTACCAGACCAACGTCGCCGGGACGCTGACCCTGCTGCAGGCGATGGACCGGGCACAGGTCCGCACCATCGTCTTCAGTTCATCCGCAACCGTTTACGGTATTCCACGCGAACAGCCGTACACCGAAATGCATCCGATCGCGCCGGTGAATCCGTATGGCCAGACGAAAGCCATGGTGGAGCAAGTCCTGCGTGACTGGTGCGCCGCGTTTCCCGAACGACGGGCCATTTGTCTGCGGTATTTCAACCCCATCGGAGCCCATCCCAGCGGGATGCTGGGGGAAGCGCCCCAGGGCATACCCAACAATCTCTTTCCGTTCATCACCCAGGTGGCCGTTGGCAGGCGCTCGCACCTGAATATTTTCGGCAAGGACTACCCCACGGTCGATGGCACCGGAGTGCGCGACTACATCCATGTCGTGGATCTGGCCATCGGCCACGTCAAAGCCCTGGAGCACGCATGGGGAACGACCGGAGGCTTTGCTGCGGTCAACCTCGGTACCGGCCGCGGCACCAGCGTGCTGGAGCTGCTGAACACGTTCAGTGCGGTCAGCGGTCGAAACATCCCCTACGAGTTCCAGCCCCGCCGCCCCGGCGACATCGCCGAGTGCTGGGCCGACCCCTCCACCGCCGAAGCCCTGCTCGGCTGGAAGGCCACCCGCACCCTCGAAGACATGTGCGCCGACGGCTGGCGCTGGCAATCCCGGAATCCGAACGGCTACGAGCCCTGAGATGGATGGAAGCGCGCCGCTGCGGTTGGCGCGCGACCTCGGCCAATTCACGGTCAGTCCAGCGTGATATTAGCCATCTTGACGACCGACTCGAAGCGCTGGGTGTCCGCCTTGACGGCCTGGGCGAGGTCGGCGGCCGAGGCGGGCCAGGCTTCGAAGCCGAAGGTATCGAACTGTTTGCGCACGTCGGGCTCGGCCACGGCCTTGGCGACGCCGCTGTTGATGGCGTCGATGGCGGCCTTGGGAGTGCCCTTGGGCGCGAACAGGGCGACCCAGGTCTTGAGTTCGAAGTTGGCCGGGCCGCCGGCCTCCGAGACGGTGGGCACGCCGGAATACAGGGCCAGGCGCTTGGGCGCGGCCAGGGCCAGCAGTTTGACCTTCTTGGCCTGGTAGAGCTGGGCCACGGTGGCGGCGGTGCCGAAGGCCCAGTCGACTTCGCCGGTGGCGACGGCGGTGTAGAGCTGGGGCAGTTCCTTGAAGGGCACGTGGGTCATGCGGGTGCCGGTCTGGGTCTGGAACATGGAGGCGCCGATGTGGGCGACGCTGCCCAGGCCCCAGGTGCCGTAGGTCTGGTTGCCGCCCTTGGCCTTGGCGTCGGCGATGAGGTCGGCGACGTTGTTCCAGGGCGACTTGGCCGAGACGACGATGAAGAAGTTGGTGGTGTAGACGGGCGAGGCGGGCTCGAAGTCGGCGACCGGGTCGAAGGGCAGTTTCTTGTACAGGTGCGGGTGCAGGGTCATGTGGGTGTTGTCGACCACGACCAGGGACAGGCCGTCGGGCGCGGCGCGCTTGACGTCGCCGATGGCGAGCCAGCCGTTGGCGCCCGGCTTGTTCTCGACGATGAGGGGCTGGCCCCAGGCCTTGGACAGTTTTTCGCCGACCAGGCGGGTGACGGCGTCGGGGCCGCTGCCGACCGAGTAGGGCAGGACGACCCGCACGGGCTTGGAGGGATAGGCGGGTGCCTGGGCACCGGCATGGCCGGCGCTCAGGGCCAGGGCCAGGGCTAGGGCGGCGGCGCCGCGCAGGATGGTTTTCATGGTG of Pigmentiphaga sp. H8 contains these proteins:
- a CDS encoding mannose-1-phosphate guanylyltransferase/mannose-6-phosphate isomerase, translated to MGLVPIILSGGKGTRLWPVSRELHPKPFIRLADGESFLQKAYRRAIGLDGVSRVITVTNRMLSFKTMDEYRALGQSQIECGMLLEPEGRNTAPAFAAAAAAVSRRFGPQEVLLFLTADHLIQDFPAFRQAVEQAVQLAQAGRIVTFGIRPESPETGYGYIEASGTDVLRFVEKPSLDRAQEFLASGRYLWNSGMFCVRADVAEEELKQHAPEAWQAAEQSLAAGRTLEGQHEWQIMLDEKAFALAPDISVDHALMEKTGRASVVPCDIGWSDIGSWAAFGNLFPSDGKGNQIDGDVIAVDTENCYVHSDARVVGAIGLKDLVIVDTPDALLVARKDKLQDIKSVVAHLKERGDDAYQIHRTVHRPWGTYTVLEEAERFKIKRIVVHAGQSLSLQMHHHRSEHWIVVSGVARVTNGEDTFLVNSNESTYIPAGHKHRLENPGIIDLVMIEVQSGEYLGEDDIVRFADIYGRN
- the galE gene encoding UDP-glucose 4-epimerase GalE, whose amino-acid sequence is MQRASSPTLLVTGGAGYIGPHTLIELIQAGYRPIVLDDFSNGSVHALKRVEALTGHALDVIEGDIRNAATLDAVFHQAAARGASVQGVVHFAGLKAVGESVAAPLDYYQTNVAGTLTLLQAMDRAQVRTIVFSSSATVYGIPREQPYTEMHPIAPVNPYGQTKAMVEQVLRDWCAAFPERRAICLRYFNPIGAHPSGMLGEAPQGIPNNLFPFITQVAVGRRSHLNIFGKDYPTVDGTGVRDYIHVVDLAIGHVKALEHAWGTTGGFAAVNLGTGRGTSVLELLNTFSAVSGRNIPYEFQPRRPGDIAECWADPSTAEALLGWKATRTLEDMCADGWRWQSRNPNGYEP
- a CDS encoding tripartite tricarboxylate transporter substrate binding protein is translated as MKTILRGAAALALALALSAGHAGAQAPAYPSKPVRVVLPYSVGSGPDAVTRLVGEKLSKAWGQPLIVENKPGANGWLAIGDVKRAAPDGLSLVVVDNTHMTLHPHLYKKLPFDPVADFEPASPVYTTNFFIVVSAKSPWNNVADLIADAKAKGGNQTYGTWGLGSVAHIGASMFQTQTGTRMTHVPFKELPQLYTAVATGEVDWAFGTAATVAQLYQAKKVKLLALAAPKRLALYSGVPTVSEAGGPANFELKTWVALFAPKGTPKAAIDAINSGVAKAVAEPDVRKQFDTFGFEAWPASAADLAQAVKADTQRFESVVKMANITLD